One genomic window of Solanum dulcamara chromosome 10, daSolDulc1.2, whole genome shotgun sequence includes the following:
- the LOC129869818 gene encoding uncharacterized protein LOC129869818 has product MGFQKDVNGKGRWQPIQYEGVPEYCQHCKHQGHTHTTCTVKRREEENRQKKIQEETAADKDKISTGKANEQHFQEKNNNKEKQLNNTDEDHENNQKKDEWQIQKKKTKNNNQPHQQGTLHQSKQSRMQQGESSKMPQPTTIDNQQPRNMLPSGNIFNINNDNVQICNVDSGVQSQQPPPHRILVPNPHRPIQQVFKRKGTSKPAEKHTDVECNNAKDPGTDSVLPYPHGSPNSFNVLNNIAVVAEEVYGGEEGGVQETPTNLQEGETRGREHLLVDHRRDSTAPATTFSAAIRSNRKVQQEDVQQVSEDMLQINVTDKEDAKSPKSSEQNQGAVAQLMNNKSTLSLSKKKRDAIKKKFVQDMKSGQPSVNYVFVPEQAGIHVTPLQIQDTSNERYALRKGDISEDLTDEYRVTHSEDEDDPDQREETNQEDQIKTFRTTMEAFLQKEKQ; this is encoded by the coding sequence ATGGGCTTTCAAAAAGATGTGAATGGCAAGGGTAGATGGCAACCAATTCAATATGAAGGGGTGCCTGAATATTGCCAACACTGCAAGCATCAAGGCCACACTCACACTACCTGTACagtgaagagaagagaggaggaaAACAGgcaaaagaaaattcaagaagaaaCTGCTGCAGACAAGGACAAAATCAGCACAGGTAAGGCTAATGAACAGCATTTccaagagaaaaacaacaacaaggaAAAGCAGCTTAATAATACAGATGAAGACCAtgaaaataaccaaaaaaaagacGAATggcaaattcaaaaaaagaaaaccaagaaTAATAACCAACCCCACCAACAAGGAACTCTTCATCAAAGTAAACAAAGCAGGATGCAACAAGGAGAAAGCTCAAAAATGCCTCAACCAACAACCATTGATAATCAGCAACCAAGGAACATGCTGCCATCAGGTAATatctttaatattaataatgataatgtccAAATATGTAATGTTGATTCTGGAGTCCAGAGTCAACAGCCCCCTCCCCATAGAATATTAGTTCCCAATCCCCACAGGCCCATTCAACAGGTTTTTAAAAGGAAGGGAACTAGCAAACCTGCAGAAAAGCATACTGATGTGGAGTGCAACAATGCCAAAGACCCAGGTACTGACTCAGTGCTCCCATACCCCCATGGCTCTCCCAATAGCtttaatgttttaaataatattgctgttgtggctgaagaagttTATGGAGGTGAGGAAGGGGGAGTACAGGAGACACCCACTAATttgcaggaaggggaaaccagGGGGAGGGAACATCTATTGGTAGACCATAGGAGAGACTCTACAGCCCCTGCAACCACTTTTTCAGCAGCCATAAGGTCCAATAGGAAGGTTCAACAAGAGGATGTTCAACAGGTTTCTGAGGACATGCTTCAGATTAATGTGACTGATAAGGAAGATGCTAAATCTCCAAAGAGCAGTGAACAAAACCAGGGTGCAGTAGCTCAGCTTATGAACAATAAAAGTACTCTatctttgagtaaaaagaagagggatgctattaaaaagaaatttgttcAGGACATGAAATCTGGACAACCAAGTGTGAACTATGTTTTTGTGCCAGAACAAGCAGGCATACATGTGACCCCTCTACAAATTCAAGATACATCTAATGAGAGGTATGCACTTAGAAAAGGAGACATCTCAGAGGATTTGACTGATGAGTacagggtcactcattctgaagatgaggatgaTCCTGACCAAAGGGAGGAAACAAACCAGGAAGATCAAATAAAAACCTTTAGAACCACTATGGAAGCTTTTTTGCAGAAGGAAAAGCAGTAG